Proteins encoded by one window of Anoplopoma fimbria isolate UVic2021 breed Golden Eagle Sablefish chromosome 23, Afim_UVic_2022, whole genome shotgun sequence:
- the nopchap1 gene encoding uncharacterized protein C12orf45 homolog yields MELNMKKTSSQALLSCGNGEGLSQKLLLKPKASRSLQTERVPKSNVLERLQSFLPQMAEANEKLKQQIDDAPAGSFDIESVGGAERVIEMDVALVELSGSDSDSEDGEETSDSDEESDSGVVSEVTEQTLVLPGDKGKKKKVNIQVLHQQGE; encoded by the exons ATGGaattaaatatgaagaaaacGAGCTCACAGGCTTTGCTGTCATGTGGGAACGGAGAAG GTCTCAGTCAGAAGCTTCTCCTCAAGCCAAAAGCTAGCAGATCCCTGCAGACGGAGAGAGTCCCCAAAAGCAACG TGTTGGAGCGGCTTCAGAGCTTCCTGCCTCAGATGGCCGAGGCAAACGAGAAGCTGAAGCAACAGATAGACGACGCTCCCGCCGGAAGCTTTGACATAGAGAGCGTGGGGGGGGCAGAGAGGGTCATAGAGATG GACGTGGCGCTGGTGGAACTAAGCGGGTCCGACAGCGACTCCGAAGACGGAGAGGAGACTTCGGACTCCGACGAGGAATCGGACTCCGGTGTGGTGAGCGAGGTCACGGAGCAGACTCTCGTATTACCTGGAGataaaggaaagaagaagaaagtcaACATCCAGGTTCTCCATCAGCAGGGAGAGTAG